Proteins from a single region of Nakamurella deserti:
- a CDS encoding carbohydrate ABC transporter permease — protein MSTTANDGSTPVVAAGRPGTPAEVPLNRPRRSEVWPALAFISPWIIGFAVFTLWPVIYSGYLSLTDYDVINPPTFVGFANYEQLWNDPKIALSLKNTLYYTALSVPLHLLGALFLAMLLNQAGKATGFFRTAFFLPKMTPPVAVGVLLLLLLNGQSGLVNQVLGWFGVDGPSWTTDPSWVKPGLILMSMWTIGSTVIIILAALRDVPQEMYDAAMVDGAGPWQRTWRITVPLISPTLFFVLIVNTIAAFQMFTEAYTAYFGSGNSTYSNDAALFYVVYLFRQGFEFLYMGYASAMAWVLFVIIMAVTAIQFWGSKKFVFYQGDQR, from the coding sequence GTGAGCACCACCGCGAACGACGGTTCCACTCCGGTCGTCGCGGCGGGACGACCGGGTACACCGGCGGAGGTGCCGCTGAACCGTCCGCGCCGAAGTGAGGTGTGGCCGGCGCTGGCGTTCATCAGCCCGTGGATCATCGGTTTCGCCGTCTTCACGCTGTGGCCGGTGATCTACAGCGGGTACCTGTCGCTGACCGACTACGACGTCATCAACCCGCCGACGTTCGTCGGGTTCGCCAACTACGAGCAGCTCTGGAACGACCCCAAGATCGCGCTGTCCCTGAAGAACACGCTGTACTACACGGCGTTGTCGGTGCCGCTGCACCTGCTCGGCGCCCTGTTCCTGGCGATGCTGCTGAACCAGGCGGGCAAGGCGACCGGCTTCTTCCGGACCGCCTTCTTCCTGCCCAAGATGACGCCGCCGGTCGCCGTCGGTGTGCTGCTGCTGCTGCTGCTCAACGGGCAGAGTGGTCTGGTCAACCAGGTTCTCGGCTGGTTCGGGGTCGACGGCCCGTCGTGGACCACCGATCCGTCGTGGGTGAAGCCCGGTCTGATCCTGATGAGCATGTGGACCATCGGTTCGACGGTGATCATCATCCTGGCCGCGCTGCGGGACGTACCGCAGGAGATGTACGACGCGGCCATGGTTGACGGCGCCGGCCCGTGGCAGCGCACCTGGCGGATCACGGTGCCGCTGATCAGCCCGACGCTGTTCTTCGTGCTGATCGTCAACACGATTGCGGCGTTCCAAATGTTCACCGAGGCCTACACGGCCTACTTCGGGTCCGGTAACAGCACCTACTCCAACGACGCCGCGCTGTTCTACGTGGTCTACCTGTTCCGGCAGGGCTTCGAGTTCCTCTACATGGGCTACGCCTCGGCGATGGCGTGGGTCCTGTTCGTCATCATCATGGCGGTCACGGCGATCCAGTTCTGGGGCTCGAAGAAGTTCGTCTTCTACCAGGGGGACCAGCGATGA
- a CDS encoding alpha/beta hydrolase-fold protein yields MPTGAETRTDGPVVSALGVRLHLPASVAALDGVELDVDFPLHAGTRFVADGRGGWELNLHRPAVQRFEYRLRMRSNGRTVIDVDPTNPLQVAGPFGPLSEIRFPAYEMPSWLDTPERGSTVTVADPPGALPRPVPVRLFSPAALEPMAPAPLLVAHDGSDLARRGCLLQWACAQERPVRVALLDPPEGFRHTWYAADPGYADHIGAALVPHLRSLVPTTSVIGLGASLGGLITLLIHRRHPRAFDAMALQSGSFFRRELDGQESQWTDFTRVCTAVERMAEAPAADVRPVPTLLTVGAVEENRANNERMAGALAFQRYPLDARIVPDAHNVIGWRDAWSPGLDDLLTRLP; encoded by the coding sequence GTGCCCACCGGAGCCGAGACCCGCACCGACGGCCCCGTCGTGTCCGCCCTCGGGGTGCGGCTGCACCTGCCCGCCTCCGTGGCCGCCCTCGACGGCGTCGAACTCGACGTCGACTTCCCGCTGCACGCCGGCACCCGTTTCGTTGCCGACGGCCGCGGTGGCTGGGAGCTGAACCTGCACCGCCCGGCCGTGCAGCGGTTCGAGTACCGGCTGCGGATGCGCTCGAACGGGCGCACCGTCATCGACGTCGACCCGACGAACCCGCTGCAGGTGGCCGGACCGTTCGGGCCGCTCTCGGAGATCCGGTTCCCGGCCTATGAGATGCCGAGCTGGCTGGACACGCCCGAGCGCGGCAGCACGGTCACCGTCGCCGATCCGCCGGGCGCCCTGCCCCGCCCGGTCCCCGTGCGGCTGTTCTCCCCCGCGGCCCTGGAGCCGATGGCCCCCGCCCCGCTGCTGGTGGCCCACGACGGCTCCGACCTCGCTCGGCGCGGGTGCCTGCTGCAGTGGGCGTGCGCCCAGGAGCGACCCGTCCGCGTCGCGTTGCTCGACCCGCCGGAGGGTTTCCGGCACACCTGGTACGCCGCCGATCCCGGGTACGCCGACCACATCGGGGCCGCCCTGGTCCCGCACCTCCGGTCGCTGGTGCCGACCACCTCGGTCATCGGACTCGGCGCCAGCCTGGGCGGCCTCATCACGTTGCTGATCCACCGACGGCACCCCCGGGCGTTCGACGCGATGGCGCTGCAGTCCGGATCGTTCTTCCGGCGCGAGCTCGACGGCCAGGAATCGCAGTGGACGGACTTCACCAGGGTCTGCACCGCCGTCGAACGCATGGCGGAGGCGCCGGCGGCGGACGTCCGTCCCGTCCCGACCCTGCTCACCGTCGGGGCGGTCGAGGAGAACCGGGCCAACAACGAACGGATGGCCGGTGCGCTGGCCTTCCAGCGCTATCCGCTCGACGCACGCATCGTCCCCGACGCCCACAACGTCATCGGCTGGCGGGACGCCTGGTCGCCCGGGCTGGACGACCTGCTGACACGGCTGCCGTGA
- a CDS encoding DMT family transporter, which yields MTRRAWLLFSTLCLVWGVPYLLIRVAVTDLDPVVVAFGRTLLGGLILLPVALRQKALRPVLKRWPVLLLYTVVEISGPWFFLGHAEQTLTSSTAGLLVAMVPLISFVLVWASGGERVSTLRVVGLGIGIAGVATLVGLDVDFSDLTSVGAILLTAIGYAVGPIIINRRLSDIPATGVITASLLLAALLYVPVLPFVWPATVPADAGWAVVALAVVCTATAFQLFFALIKEAGPARATVITFINPAVAILLGVLVLDEPFTVGIAIGFPLVILGAALATSRNRAVAEPVATPAAAGPAPGSPRPR from the coding sequence ATGACGCGCCGCGCCTGGTTGCTGTTCAGCACGCTGTGCCTGGTCTGGGGAGTGCCCTACCTGCTCATCCGGGTGGCGGTCACCGACCTGGACCCGGTGGTCGTGGCCTTCGGGCGGACGCTGCTCGGCGGACTCATCCTGCTGCCGGTGGCCCTGCGGCAGAAGGCGTTGCGGCCGGTCCTGAAGCGCTGGCCGGTGCTGCTGCTCTACACGGTGGTCGAGATCAGTGGTCCGTGGTTCTTCCTGGGCCACGCCGAGCAGACCCTGACCAGTTCGACGGCGGGACTGCTGGTGGCCATGGTCCCGCTGATCTCGTTCGTCCTGGTCTGGGCGAGCGGCGGCGAGCGGGTGTCCACGCTGCGGGTCGTCGGACTGGGCATCGGCATCGCGGGCGTCGCGACCCTGGTCGGCCTGGACGTCGATTTCAGTGACCTGACCAGCGTCGGGGCGATCCTGTTGACCGCCATCGGATACGCGGTGGGTCCGATCATCATCAACCGCCGGCTGTCCGACATCCCCGCCACCGGGGTGATCACCGCGTCGCTGCTGCTCGCCGCCCTGCTGTACGTCCCCGTACTGCCGTTCGTCTGGCCGGCGACCGTCCCGGCCGACGCGGGGTGGGCGGTCGTGGCCCTGGCGGTGGTCTGCACCGCGACGGCCTTCCAGCTGTTCTTCGCCCTGATCAAGGAGGCCGGCCCCGCCCGGGCCACCGTCATCACCTTCATCAACCCGGCGGTGGCCATCCTGCTCGGGGTGCTGGTGCTCGACGAGCCGTTCACCGTCGGTATCGCCATCGGCTTCCCGCTGGTCATCCTGGGCGCGGCGCTGGCCACCTCCCGCAACCGCGCGGTGGCCGAGCCGGTCGCCACCCCGGCGGCCGCCGGGCCTGCCCCGGGGTCGCCCCGCCCCCGCTGA
- a CDS encoding peptidoglycan-binding protein, with the protein MRRTLAFLTTLVTAATGLLLTSGVASADPSAADWEALRQCESTGRYDINTGNGYYGAYQFDLSTWRSVGGSGYPHEASPAEQDYRALYLYRMRGWQPWTCARIAGLSEDGDARSKNVPTYGGGSNVPTPPPAPPSTPAQPATPAGVPAYPGRIFTEGVTSDALVAWQKQMGARGFGLTGTGFYGALTKSAVISLQQQAGLEVDGKIGRNTWNAAWTTSFGPTAAPAAPATPTAPAAPANAENCSVGATAAPAWPGVQYNPGDTAAQLQCWQKQMGSRGYGLVGTGYYGPSTKAVVIGVQQRNGLNPSGILGPKTWAAAWEGN; encoded by the coding sequence GTGCGGCGCACCCTCGCGTTCCTCACCACTCTCGTCACCGCCGCGACCGGCCTGCTGCTCACCAGCGGGGTCGCGTCGGCGGACCCGTCGGCCGCGGACTGGGAAGCACTGCGTCAGTGCGAATCCACCGGTCGCTACGACATCAACACCGGCAACGGTTACTACGGGGCCTACCAGTTCGACCTGTCGACCTGGCGCAGCGTCGGGGGCTCCGGCTACCCGCACGAGGCCAGCCCGGCCGAGCAGGACTACCGGGCGCTGTACCTCTACCGGATGCGCGGCTGGCAGCCGTGGACCTGTGCCCGCATCGCGGGGCTGTCCGAGGACGGCGACGCCCGGTCCAAGAACGTGCCGACCTACGGCGGCGGCAGCAACGTGCCGACGCCGCCGCCGGCTCCGCCCAGCACACCGGCCCAGCCCGCGACGCCGGCCGGCGTGCCGGCCTACCCGGGTCGCATCTTCACCGAGGGCGTCACCTCCGACGCGCTCGTGGCCTGGCAGAAGCAGATGGGCGCCCGCGGGTTCGGCCTCACCGGAACCGGCTTCTACGGTGCGCTGACCAAGTCGGCGGTGATCTCGCTGCAGCAGCAGGCCGGGCTCGAGGTCGACGGCAAGATCGGCCGCAACACCTGGAACGCGGCGTGGACGACCAGTTTCGGCCCGACCGCGGCCCCCGCCGCACCGGCGACGCCGACCGCTCCGGCCGCCCCCGCGAACGCGGAGAACTGCTCCGTCGGCGCAACGGCGGCCCCGGCCTGGCCGGGCGTGCAGTACAACCCGGGCGACACGGCGGCGCAGCTGCAGTGCTGGCAGAAGCAGATGGGCTCGCGCGGCTACGGCCTCGTGGGCACCGGGTACTACGGCCCGTCGACCAAGGCGGTGGTGATCGGGGTGCAGCAGCGCAACGGTCTGAACCCGTCCGGCATCCTGGGCCCGAAGACCTGGGCGGCCGCCTGGGAAGGCAACTGA
- a CDS encoding extracellular solute-binding protein produces the protein MASPLLRWCGSALGVAMVVGCATGTATTTSSSSATASYGPSQAVSGTLTVMGFGGDDEIGSTRLDLAKAALPGVTVSQIEGDLDIQAFLSAVASGKPPEIIYANRDQIGTFASRGAIMPLTDCISGEGIDTGQFLEPAVRQVTFNDQVWAIPEFNSVQITMANQKLLDAAGLTLADVDGSDWQAVSAADDALKVTDGGALSVIGYDSKLPEFLPLWAKSNGVELLSADGRKAQLDDPKVVEALTWAVSIYDAQGGFAAVKAFRDSADFFGSGNQFATDTLGAMPMEQWYLNVLNDVSPDAPVAFDTVKGKDGQPLAYASGSAWAIPKGSANPVAACRFAKTMTATDSWMKAAAARVEARKAEGGIFTGLLTGNKTADEQIRETYVTTSGDPKWDAGIEAFYTANDHTFSLPANPADTEFKTAWQDAVNRVLNGQQEPQAALTQAQQEAQSALDKAWASWDSQPK, from the coding sequence ATGGCTTCTCCCCTGCTGCGCTGGTGCGGGTCGGCCCTCGGGGTCGCCATGGTGGTCGGCTGCGCCACCGGTACCGCCACCACCACCTCGTCGAGCAGTGCGACCGCGTCCTACGGCCCGTCGCAGGCCGTGAGCGGCACCCTGACCGTGATGGGCTTCGGCGGCGACGACGAGATCGGTTCCACCCGCCTGGATCTGGCCAAGGCCGCGCTGCCCGGTGTCACTGTCTCTCAGATCGAGGGCGACCTCGACATCCAGGCGTTCCTGTCGGCCGTCGCGTCGGGCAAGCCGCCGGAGATCATCTACGCCAACCGCGACCAGATCGGCACCTTCGCCTCGCGCGGCGCCATCATGCCGCTGACGGACTGCATCAGCGGTGAGGGTATCGACACCGGGCAGTTCCTCGAGCCGGCGGTGCGGCAGGTGACGTTCAACGACCAGGTCTGGGCCATTCCGGAGTTCAACTCCGTGCAGATCACGATGGCCAACCAGAAGCTGCTGGACGCGGCGGGTCTCACTCTCGCCGACGTCGACGGATCGGACTGGCAGGCGGTCAGCGCCGCCGACGACGCGCTCAAGGTGACCGACGGCGGCGCGCTCAGCGTCATCGGTTACGACAGCAAGCTCCCCGAGTTCCTGCCGCTGTGGGCGAAGTCCAACGGCGTCGAGCTGCTCTCCGCCGACGGCCGCAAGGCGCAGCTGGACGATCCGAAGGTCGTCGAGGCGCTGACCTGGGCGGTGTCGATCTACGACGCGCAGGGCGGGTTCGCCGCGGTGAAGGCGTTCCGCGACTCCGCGGACTTCTTCGGTTCCGGTAACCAGTTCGCCACCGACACCCTCGGTGCGATGCCGATGGAGCAGTGGTACCTCAACGTCCTCAACGACGTCTCCCCCGACGCCCCGGTCGCCTTCGACACCGTCAAGGGCAAGGACGGCCAGCCCCTGGCCTACGCGTCCGGCTCGGCGTGGGCGATCCCGAAGGGCAGCGCGAACCCGGTGGCCGCGTGCCGGTTCGCCAAGACCATGACCGCGACCGACAGCTGGATGAAGGCCGCCGCGGCACGTGTCGAGGCGCGCAAGGCGGAGGGCGGCATCTTCACGGGGCTGCTGACCGGCAACAAGACCGCCGACGAGCAGATCCGCGAGACCTACGTGACCACGTCCGGTGACCCGAAGTGGGACGCCGGCATCGAGGCTTTCTACACCGCCAACGACCACACCTTCTCGCTGCCGGCCAATCCCGCCGACACCGAGTTCAAGACCGCCTGGCAGGACGCGGTCAACCGGGTCCTCAACGGCCAGCAGGAGCCGCAGGCCGCACTCACCCAGGCCCAGCAGGAGGCCCAGTCCGCGCTGGACAAGGCGTGGGCGTCCTGGGACAGCCAGCCCAAGTGA
- a CDS encoding carbohydrate ABC transporter permease produces MTALEPKAIPAAAPEIVDGAAGPDDLRTGDADHRDPQPGRARPAGQNRNRRLAWQIAVSVLLLLFSVLFIYPFIWLLSASFKPRGEVFDNRLIPRTFTFENYLTVWDQAPMAAWLVNTVIVTVLATVTVTVSSAMVAWGFAYFRFKGRNALFGLVLATMMLPGAVTMIPTFLIWNALGQVGTLTPLWAGNLFGSAFYIFLLRQFFLGLPRDLFDAAKVDGANNWTIFRRVAMPLCKPALVVTFLFEFQASWTDLMRPLIYLRDSEDFTVPRGLKALLDQYGFGGEWHWEIVVTASVITTIPVIILFFIGQKQFVAGIATTGSKG; encoded by the coding sequence ATGACCGCGCTCGAGCCGAAGGCGATTCCCGCGGCGGCACCCGAGATCGTCGACGGGGCCGCGGGTCCGGACGACCTGCGCACCGGGGACGCGGACCACCGGGACCCCCAGCCGGGACGCGCCCGCCCCGCCGGCCAGAACCGGAACCGGCGACTGGCCTGGCAGATCGCCGTGTCGGTGCTGCTGCTGCTGTTCTCGGTGCTGTTCATCTATCCGTTCATCTGGCTGCTGAGTGCGTCGTTCAAACCCCGCGGCGAGGTCTTCGACAACCGGCTGATCCCCAGGACGTTCACCTTCGAGAACTACCTGACGGTGTGGGACCAGGCGCCGATGGCGGCGTGGCTGGTCAACACGGTGATCGTCACGGTGCTCGCGACGGTCACGGTCACCGTGTCCAGCGCGATGGTGGCGTGGGGCTTCGCCTATTTCCGCTTCAAGGGCCGCAACGCCCTCTTCGGGCTGGTGCTGGCGACGATGATGCTGCCCGGTGCGGTCACCATGATCCCGACGTTCCTGATCTGGAACGCCCTCGGCCAGGTGGGGACGCTGACCCCACTCTGGGCCGGCAACCTGTTCGGCAGCGCGTTCTACATCTTCCTGCTGCGGCAGTTCTTCCTGGGGTTGCCCCGGGACCTGTTCGACGCGGCCAAGGTCGACGGCGCCAACAACTGGACGATCTTCCGGCGGGTGGCGATGCCGCTCTGCAAGCCGGCGCTGGTGGTGACGTTCCTGTTCGAGTTCCAGGCGTCCTGGACGGACCTGATGCGGCCGCTGATCTATCTGCGCGACTCCGAGGACTTCACCGTCCCGCGCGGGTTGAAGGCGCTGCTGGACCAGTACGGCTTCGGCGGTGAGTGGCACTGGGAGATCGTCGTGACGGCCAGCGTCATCACCACGATCCCGGTGATCATCTTGTTCTTCATCGGCCAGAAGCAGTTCGTGGCCGGGATCGCCACCACCGGGTCGAAGGGCTGA
- a CDS encoding kelch repeat-containing protein has protein sequence MGPAIGGRRSAAAVALAAFAGLVLGVAPASAHEGDAPALQVSGSAGRSPSSTLSGATVRGPVHVFLPATAGVTAVRFWLDDPAMAGAPRQIERTAPYDLAGGTDTAATPLSTTSLTEGSHTVSYTVTYSDADVVSGAATFTVDNVPDQPAPAPSGPTTRINAGGPAVTVSGRAFAADSYATGGKSYRNPSVTAIAGTTDDALYLDERSATTSPGSFAYAIPAGVPGDHTVTLHFAELYHGAPGGGPGGAGRRVFSVNAEGGAAEVVDLDLFATVGAMTATTRSFTVPVTDGRLDLAFTATVDQPTVAAIEVTAPAGSPALGDPTPFTWETRMPSPIGRSEGQGAAVGSKVYVFGGFATGTITTARSDVYDTVTDTWTRLPDMPEEITHSATVVDGTTVWIVGGYVDDHPGPATRHVWKFDTVRRTFSAGPQLPAPRGAGAAAIVGRELHFYGGTNRVAGSTADPDQPDHWVLNLDGGTTWTARAPLPNPRNHLTGATLDGKVYAIGGQYNENENTGLQTDVHRYDPATDAWTKVASLPRARSHLVAVVRDGQILALGGTNPGNVASSDVTAYDPASNTWSQLPSLPGGRKTPVVATVGDTVVVSGGSHATATYRGRLAARWATGPAMPVALGEVAGGVVGGSLYLVGEGNSATLALNLGTGVWRRDLPVRPFVGHHHTAEVVNGRLYLFGGLGAGAGKVQIFDPVTNRWTLGPDMPFAAGSSSSAVINGRVYVAGGIIGSTTTDRVARFDPATNTWAAMASMPQGRNHAAATTDGSLLYVAGGRGAGSGDGNVVANGFDTLQVYDPAANSWRSSAYPASGLPALPQARGGTGRAVFSGGEIYVMGGETDTGAGATSRKVYQRVDVYNPQTRTWRLGTPMPTGRHGIYPVLVGNRITVAGGGVQAANSSSSVVEVYTVR, from the coding sequence ATGGGTCCTGCCATCGGAGGGCGACGGTCGGCGGCGGCCGTCGCCCTGGCCGCCTTCGCCGGACTCGTCCTCGGGGTGGCCCCGGCGTCGGCCCACGAGGGGGACGCCCCCGCCCTGCAGGTCAGCGGCAGCGCGGGTCGCTCCCCGTCGTCGACCCTGAGCGGGGCGACGGTGCGAGGCCCGGTCCACGTCTTCCTGCCCGCGACCGCGGGGGTCACCGCCGTCCGGTTCTGGCTGGACGACCCCGCGATGGCCGGCGCTCCGCGGCAGATCGAGCGCACCGCGCCCTACGACCTGGCCGGTGGCACCGACACGGCGGCGACCCCGCTGAGCACCACGTCGTTGACCGAGGGCAGCCACACCGTCTCGTACACGGTCACCTACAGCGACGCCGACGTCGTCTCCGGCGCGGCCACCTTCACCGTCGACAACGTGCCCGACCAGCCTGCACCGGCCCCGAGCGGTCCGACGACCCGGATCAATGCGGGCGGGCCTGCGGTGACCGTCTCCGGGCGGGCGTTCGCCGCCGACAGCTACGCGACCGGCGGCAAGTCCTACCGCAACCCGTCGGTGACCGCGATCGCCGGGACCACCGACGACGCCCTGTACCTCGACGAACGCAGCGCCACCACCAGTCCCGGATCGTTCGCGTACGCGATCCCGGCCGGCGTCCCGGGCGATCACACGGTGACGCTGCACTTCGCCGAGCTCTACCACGGGGCGCCCGGCGGTGGCCCCGGTGGCGCCGGACGCCGCGTGTTCAGCGTCAACGCCGAGGGTGGCGCGGCCGAGGTGGTCGATCTGGACCTGTTCGCCACGGTCGGCGCGATGACCGCCACCACCCGCAGCTTCACGGTCCCGGTCACCGACGGTCGGCTCGACCTCGCCTTCACCGCGACGGTCGATCAGCCGACCGTCGCCGCCATCGAGGTCACCGCTCCGGCCGGCAGTCCGGCCCTCGGCGACCCGACTCCCTTCACCTGGGAGACCAGGATGCCGTCACCCATCGGCCGCTCCGAGGGACAGGGCGCCGCGGTCGGGAGCAAGGTGTACGTCTTCGGCGGCTTCGCCACCGGCACCATCACCACCGCGCGCAGCGACGTCTACGACACCGTCACCGACACCTGGACCCGGCTGCCCGACATGCCCGAGGAGATCACCCACTCGGCGACGGTCGTCGACGGCACCACCGTGTGGATCGTCGGTGGGTACGTCGACGACCACCCCGGGCCGGCCACCCGCCACGTCTGGAAGTTCGACACCGTGCGGCGCACCTTCAGTGCGGGCCCGCAACTGCCCGCCCCGCGCGGCGCCGGAGCGGCCGCGATCGTCGGCCGCGAACTGCACTTCTACGGCGGTACCAACCGGGTCGCCGGCTCGACCGCCGACCCCGACCAGCCCGACCACTGGGTGCTCAACCTCGACGGCGGCACCACCTGGACGGCCCGGGCCCCGCTGCCGAACCCCCGCAACCACCTCACCGGGGCGACGCTGGACGGCAAGGTCTACGCCATCGGCGGCCAGTACAACGAGAACGAGAACACCGGCCTGCAGACCGACGTGCACCGCTACGACCCGGCCACCGACGCCTGGACGAAGGTCGCTTCGCTGCCCCGGGCCCGCAGTCACCTCGTCGCCGTCGTCCGTGACGGGCAGATCCTCGCGCTCGGCGGTACCAACCCCGGCAACGTCGCCAGCAGCGACGTGACCGCCTACGACCCCGCGAGCAACACGTGGTCGCAGCTGCCGTCGCTGCCGGGCGGCCGCAAGACGCCCGTGGTGGCGACGGTCGGCGACACGGTCGTGGTCAGCGGAGGCAGCCACGCCACCGCCACCTACCGCGGCCGTCTCGCCGCCAGGTGGGCCACCGGTCCCGCCATGCCGGTGGCGCTGGGCGAGGTCGCCGGCGGGGTCGTCGGCGGCTCGCTGTACCTGGTCGGCGAGGGCAACAGCGCGACGCTGGCGCTGAACCTCGGGACCGGCGTGTGGCGCCGCGACCTGCCCGTGCGGCCCTTCGTCGGGCACCACCACACCGCCGAGGTGGTCAACGGCCGGCTCTACCTGTTCGGCGGTCTCGGCGCCGGGGCGGGCAAGGTGCAGATCTTCGATCCGGTCACCAACCGCTGGACGCTCGGTCCCGACATGCCCTTCGCCGCCGGGTCGTCGTCGTCGGCGGTGATCAACGGCCGGGTCTACGTGGCGGGCGGCATCATCGGATCCACCACGACCGACCGGGTGGCCCGCTTCGACCCGGCGACCAACACCTGGGCCGCCATGGCGTCGATGCCGCAGGGCCGCAACCATGCCGCCGCGACCACCGACGGATCCCTGCTGTACGTCGCCGGCGGCCGGGGCGCGGGCAGCGGGGACGGCAATGTGGTGGCCAACGGCTTCGACACCCTGCAGGTGTACGACCCCGCCGCGAACAGCTGGCGCTCGAGCGCCTACCCGGCTTCCGGGCTGCCCGCGTTGCCGCAGGCTCGCGGAGGGACCGGCCGGGCCGTGTTCTCCGGCGGAGAGATCTACGTGATGGGCGGCGAGACCGACACCGGCGCCGGCGCGACGAGCCGGAAGGTCTACCAGCGGGTCGACGTCTACAACCCGCAGACGCGGACGTGGCGCTTGGGCACCCCGATGCCCACCGGCCGGCACGGCATCTACCCCGTGCTCGTCGGCAACCGGATCACGGTGGCCGGCGGCGGTGTGCAGGCGGCGAACTCGTCGTCGAGCGTGGTCGAGGTCTACACCGTCCGGTGA
- a CDS encoding esterase family protein: MTRTEYHRLEAPSLGGGTGEVVVHGHWGRPVLWFPSELKSAHEFAEQGVLDAVRDAVDGGRIKIYCVSGYDVESWSADRKPMPHRAAAHRAYEDWIIWSVVPFVRGTSGGRDDIAVAGPSMGAFHAVLFALRHPHVFRRAVAFSGAYDPRAWRGWGEQDELSYLMSPFQFLPQLDGDHLAYLRSQLFLTLVVGSGQWEDTTGANASTHALDGLLSEKRIPHECFDWGAEWPHDWSSWRAQAAVYLPALG, encoded by the coding sequence GTGACCCGCACCGAATACCACCGGCTGGAGGCTCCGAGCCTCGGCGGCGGCACCGGGGAGGTCGTCGTGCACGGTCACTGGGGTCGACCGGTCCTGTGGTTCCCCTCGGAACTGAAATCGGCTCACGAGTTCGCCGAGCAGGGCGTGCTCGACGCCGTCCGCGACGCCGTCGACGGTGGCCGGATCAAGATCTACTGCGTGTCCGGGTACGACGTCGAGTCGTGGTCGGCCGACCGGAAGCCGATGCCCCACCGCGCCGCGGCCCACCGGGCCTACGAGGACTGGATCATCTGGTCCGTGGTGCCGTTCGTGCGCGGGACGTCCGGCGGCCGTGACGACATCGCCGTGGCCGGCCCGTCGATGGGCGCCTTCCACGCCGTGCTGTTCGCGCTGCGGCACCCACACGTGTTCCGCCGTGCGGTGGCGTTCTCCGGTGCTTACGACCCGCGGGCCTGGCGCGGCTGGGGCGAGCAGGACGAACTGAGCTACCTGATGAGCCCGTTCCAGTTCCTGCCGCAGCTCGACGGCGACCACCTGGCGTACCTGCGGTCACAGCTGTTCCTGACGCTGGTCGTCGGCAGCGGACAGTGGGAGGACACCACCGGAGCCAACGCCTCCACCCATGCGCTGGACGGGCTGCTGTCGGAGAAGCGGATCCCACACGAGTGTTTCGACTGGGGCGCGGAGTGGCCGCACGACTGGTCAAGCTGGCGGGCCCAGGCCGCGGTGTACCTGCCGGCGCTGGGCTGA